From the Paenibacillus sp. FSL H8-0548 genome, one window contains:
- a CDS encoding SDR family oxidoreductase has protein sequence MQIDLSNKTALITGATGDLGRVMARTLAGCGANIVLHYNNNEAKARELKQEIEAMGRWAMIVQADVTNEQHIYAMHAKVKEELGHVDIVVANAVIQYQWTSILEQPVADYISQFESCVLQSVFLAKAFVPAMIERGGGRVIGINTECAMQNFAGQSAYTAGKRGMDGVYRVLAKEAGAHQITVNQVAPGWTISDRDRASGIEETNEYAQSVPLKRRGTDQEIANTVAFLASDLASFITGAYIPVNGGNVMPAI, from the coding sequence GTGCAAATTGATCTTTCGAATAAAACGGCTTTAATTACAGGAGCAACCGGCGACTTAGGACGTGTGATGGCACGAACATTAGCAGGCTGCGGCGCTAACATCGTACTGCATTACAATAATAACGAGGCGAAGGCAAGAGAGCTAAAGCAAGAGATCGAAGCTATGGGCAGATGGGCGATGATCGTGCAAGCTGACGTTACGAATGAGCAGCATATTTATGCGATGCATGCAAAGGTGAAAGAGGAGCTTGGACATGTTGATATTGTTGTCGCGAATGCGGTTATTCAATATCAATGGACTAGCATACTTGAGCAGCCAGTTGCGGATTATATCAGTCAATTTGAGTCCTGTGTGCTGCAAAGCGTTTTCTTGGCGAAAGCCTTCGTACCTGCGATGATTGAACGGGGCGGCGGCAGAGTGATCGGTATTAATACGGAGTGCGCGATGCAAAATTTCGCTGGGCAATCTGCGTATACGGCTGGAAAGCGTGGAATGGACGGGGTTTATCGTGTGCTGGCCAAGGAGGCTGGCGCGCATCAGATTACGGTGAATCAGGTTGCTCCAGGATGGACCATAAGCGACCGTGACCGAGCAAGCGGCATAGAGGAAACGAATGAATATGCACAAAGCGTTCCGCTTAAGCGCAGAGGAACCGATCAAGAGATCGCTAATACGGTAGCTTTTTTGGCATCGGACTTGGCAAGCTTTATTACAGGAGCTTATATACCTGTAAACGGCGGGAACGTTATGCCGGCCATCTAA
- a CDS encoding ABC transporter ATP-binding protein encodes MIHCEGLVKIYKTADLEVFALQGLDLHIESGELMAIIGNSGSGKSTLLNMLGGLDRPTAGKLTVDGRDMLKFKERDFVRYKRESVGFVWQNNARNLIPYLTALENVELPILLTGSRKRWRAKELLDAVGLSHRASNKLYELSGGEQQRVAIAIALANHPKLLLADEPTGSVDSRMANQILDLFRELNRTIGITVVIVTHDPELAKKVDRVASIRDGKISSEMLRRRSYAEELAELEESDSDESTHVEYAVLDKAGRLQVPANYLESIGVKNSNKLRVELGDGKIILLPPEEKAE; translated from the coding sequence ATGATTCATTGCGAAGGATTAGTCAAAATTTACAAAACGGCCGATCTGGAGGTATTTGCCCTGCAAGGTCTTGATCTCCATATTGAAAGCGGCGAGCTTATGGCGATCATTGGCAACAGCGGCAGCGGCAAATCTACGCTCCTGAACATGCTGGGCGGCTTGGACCGGCCAACGGCTGGCAAGCTGACTGTAGATGGCAGAGACATGCTGAAATTTAAAGAGCGTGACTTTGTTCGTTACAAAAGGGAGAGCGTAGGCTTCGTTTGGCAAAATAATGCGAGAAACTTAATCCCTTATTTAACCGCGCTTGAAAATGTTGAGCTGCCGATTTTGTTGACGGGCAGCCGCAAGCGCTGGCGTGCCAAGGAGCTTCTCGATGCGGTAGGCCTCAGCCACCGTGCTTCGAATAAGCTCTATGAGTTATCGGGCGGTGAGCAGCAGCGGGTAGCGATCGCTATTGCGCTCGCGAATCATCCGAAGCTCCTGCTTGCAGATGAGCCGACGGGTTCAGTAGATTCACGTATGGCGAATCAAATATTGGATTTATTTCGTGAGCTGAATCGGACGATTGGCATTACGGTCGTTATCGTAACACATGATCCCGAGCTTGCGAAGAAGGTCGACCGCGTAGCGTCAATTCGCGATGGGAAAATATCATCGGAGATGCTGCGCAGGCGTTCCTATGCAGAAGAGCTTGCAGAGCTGGAGGAATCAGACAGTGATGAGAGTACACATGTAGAGTATGCCGTACTGGATAAAGCAGGCCGGCTTCAAGTGCCGGCCAACTATTTGGAATCGATAGGCGTCAAAAACTCCAATAAGCTGCGTGTTGAGCTAGGCGATGGCAAGATCATCCTTCTTCCTCCTGAGGAAAAAGCAGAGTAA
- a CDS encoding ArsR family transcriptional regulator: MKIELSEQSLPIFEAISSNVRIQIIHLLSKKSMNIRELAEALGLSSAIMTMHVKKLEKAAIISSEMTPGKGGAAQKVCSLRMDGLEIAFPSKEVVHRESRRTEVSIGHFTDLSIVPTCGICTTEKVIGIFDDPRYFLDPDRVNAKILWFSQGYIEYKIPNFLLASENPEELEISMEISSEAPLTNMNWPSDLTFFFNGVKVGMWTSPADFGGKGKLNPSWWFDDVNQFGLLKRLIIKKDGTYMDGLKLSSVGLNDVDISSSHWTFRIAILEDAEHIGGFTLFGSGFGNYNQDLIFKLYYTKQAQKDRTMS, encoded by the coding sequence TTGAAAATAGAACTGTCAGAGCAAAGCTTGCCTATATTTGAAGCCATATCAAGCAATGTACGTATCCAAATTATCCACCTGCTCTCCAAAAAATCGATGAACATTCGTGAGCTTGCCGAGGCGTTAGGCTTAAGCAGCGCCATTATGACAATGCACGTCAAGAAGCTGGAGAAGGCAGCTATTATAAGCTCCGAGATGACACCGGGAAAAGGCGGCGCCGCGCAGAAGGTATGCTCTCTTCGCATGGATGGACTCGAAATCGCTTTTCCAAGCAAGGAAGTCGTTCATCGCGAATCCCGACGCACCGAAGTATCCATCGGTCACTTTACTGATCTAAGCATCGTCCCTACCTGTGGGATTTGCACGACGGAGAAAGTCATCGGAATTTTTGACGACCCGCGCTACTTTCTAGATCCGGATCGCGTAAATGCCAAAATATTATGGTTTTCACAAGGCTACATTGAATACAAAATACCGAATTTCTTATTAGCCAGCGAAAATCCGGAAGAGCTTGAAATTTCAATGGAAATTTCATCAGAAGCTCCTCTGACCAATATGAACTGGCCTTCTGACCTTACGTTCTTCTTTAACGGCGTTAAGGTGGGCATGTGGACAAGCCCCGCTGATTTCGGCGGCAAAGGCAAGCTCAACCCCTCTTGGTGGTTTGACGATGTCAATCAATTTGGATTATTAAAGCGGCTGATCATCAAGAAGGATGGCACGTATATGGACGGTCTGAAGCTCTCAAGCGTCGGTCTTAATGACGTTGATATTAGCAGCAGCCACTGGACATTTCGAATCGCAATTCTTGAGGATGCTGAGCATATCGGCGGCTTTACTCTATTTGGATCAGGCTTTGGCAACTACAATCAAGATCTCATATTCAAGCTTTATTATACGAAGCAAGCACAAAAGGATCGGACGATGTCCTAA
- a CDS encoding sensor histidine kinase, whose product MRLGMNKRLWRIWAVFGSMRMEQKLFIVFLLLITLPLSFIGYISYSNYSRSIEEKTIVYSTKMLENMIVRVDDYIEDMERISSIPAYQDDIKQNLINSNRYYEKRQQATGDSSSQMPEDFDQLLLIQRGIEGNISFINTIKRGANSVYIFDQFGNGYYSSASGGIRLNVKESYENWRERVQTSGGEAVLLSTQKYTNNLQSVRYAFTVVRKVIDKSLKPIGLIAVDANISVIEDQMSELDKVTSGQSVIIDVLGNVVYDSDKARMATNILDDPAVAQAKGGNGSFYFEEDGLKRLYIYTTSPKTNWKVMTSIPVSELTRDAVVIRNVTWIATLITLIVALFISVVFSYALTNPLRKMMRMMKNVQEGDFNVQFPVKYRDEVGQLGNQFNRMIVRIDHLIQDIYVMETKKKEAELHALQSQINPHFMYNTLESIRMAAELNDDHIAADMIAILGKLLRYSISDLHEEVTLENETLHMRNYVEMLNYRYPNRFQLETKIPADLLTYPIIKLVLQPIVENAIYHGMDDNKPSMRIVMSVERTPQALWLRIWDDGLGIDEDTLERLNRSLAGAEEKAVKRKTGGIGLKNVNERIKLHYGRQYGIKVTSVQGQGTEVMLQLPLELGREAE is encoded by the coding sequence ATGAGATTGGGTATGAACAAACGATTGTGGCGCATATGGGCAGTTTTTGGCAGCATGCGGATGGAACAAAAGCTGTTTATCGTATTTCTTTTGCTGATCACTCTGCCGTTATCGTTTATTGGCTACATCTCCTACAGCAACTATTCCCGTTCGATAGAGGAGAAGACGATCGTCTACTCGACCAAAATGCTTGAAAATATGATCGTTCGAGTTGATGATTATATCGAAGATATGGAGCGCATCTCCTCTATTCCAGCGTATCAGGACGATATTAAACAAAACCTGATTAACTCGAACCGCTATTATGAGAAGAGACAGCAGGCGACAGGGGATAGCAGCAGTCAAATGCCTGAGGATTTTGACCAGCTGCTGTTAATTCAACGCGGCATTGAAGGAAACATATCGTTTATCAATACGATAAAGCGCGGGGCCAACTCGGTCTATATATTTGATCAATTCGGAAACGGCTACTACTCCTCGGCGAGCGGCGGAATAAGGCTTAACGTGAAGGAAAGCTATGAAAATTGGCGTGAGCGCGTGCAAACCTCCGGCGGGGAAGCAGTGCTGCTCAGCACGCAGAAATATACGAATAATTTGCAGAGCGTCAGGTATGCATTTACAGTCGTCCGCAAGGTTATTGATAAATCACTCAAGCCAATTGGGCTGATTGCAGTAGATGCGAATATTAGTGTAATCGAAGATCAAATGAGCGAGCTTGATAAAGTAACGAGTGGACAATCTGTCATTATTGACGTGCTTGGAAATGTTGTTTATGACAGCGATAAAGCGAGAATGGCGACGAATATATTGGATGATCCCGCTGTTGCTCAGGCGAAGGGCGGCAATGGAAGCTTTTATTTTGAGGAGGATGGGCTGAAGCGATTGTATATTTACACGACCTCACCCAAGACGAATTGGAAGGTTATGACCTCGATTCCTGTCAGCGAGCTTACGAGGGATGCTGTCGTTATTCGCAATGTAACCTGGATTGCTACACTGATTACGTTAATTGTGGCGCTCTTCATATCGGTCGTATTCTCGTATGCGCTAACGAATCCGCTCCGCAAAATGATGCGTATGATGAAAAATGTGCAGGAAGGCGACTTCAACGTACAATTTCCAGTGAAATACCGCGATGAGGTCGGTCAGCTTGGCAATCAGTTTAATCGCATGATCGTCCGAATTGACCATTTGATACAGGATATTTATGTTATGGAGACGAAGAAGAAGGAAGCGGAGCTGCATGCGCTGCAGAGTCAAATCAATCCGCATTTTATGTATAATACACTTGAATCGATTCGGATGGCTGCCGAGCTGAATGATGATCATATCGCAGCAGATATGATTGCCATACTCGGAAAGCTGCTGCGCTACAGTATAAGTGATTTGCATGAGGAGGTAACACTCGAGAACGAGACGCTGCATATGCGCAATTACGTTGAAATGCTAAACTACCGGTATCCAAATCGCTTTCAGCTGGAAACCAAGATTCCGGCCGATTTGCTAACCTACCCGATTATTAAGCTTGTCCTGCAGCCAATCGTTGAAAATGCGATTTACCATGGGATGGACGACAATAAGCCTTCGATGCGGATCGTCATGAGCGTTGAGCGGACCCCGCAAGCGCTGTGGCTTAGAATATGGGATGATGGCCTTGGAATTGATGAAGATACCTTGGAGCGGCTAAACCGTTCGCTTGCCGGTGCAGAAGAAAAGGCTGTGAAACGAAAAACCGGTGGAATCGGCCTAAAAAATGTAAACGAGCGCATCAAGCTGCACTACGGCCGCCAATATGGAATAAAGGTAACCAGTGTGCAGGGACAGGGCACCGAGGTCATGTTACAGCTTCCATTAGAATTAGGGAGAGAAGCAGAATGA
- a CDS encoding transposase, whose amino-acid sequence MKPVFVPHADYQAFVLQQLRYYFGPGVVLIHKDWPLAVKLWQTVLSAITTFLQDAYSARGPLPRDPASLLRSYLLYLMTNPEIGLTEWINEMKRKKTKRGKKGEKAPTTTPGKVKRLVTWMMRHAAKKMDLPADPLFYFFQSQILSVSAHLDWLGDLDSLSAASDGTPIVTAAYPRSKPTCACRARGIAECSHLRNYSQPDCNSGWDSSREKYDNGYHLYMISAAESKHDLPLYPRLQPASRHDAVSLVMSTVDFKQRFTLGTVDKMLLDAAHDAEAIYLLLDQQNIEPFIDLNIRSKKNTATDHDIQISPTGIPICPKGHEMKPNGFDKSQNRQKWRCTPSCGCSDAKYGRTYHTHSSDNPRLFTKTVPTKERKWITSSNPVGTARR is encoded by the coding sequence TTGAAACCCGTTTTCGTCCCACATGCCGACTACCAAGCTTTTGTTCTTCAACAACTTCGCTATTATTTCGGACCTGGCGTTGTTCTGATCCATAAGGATTGGCCGCTTGCGGTCAAACTTTGGCAAACAGTCCTTTCTGCCATCACAACGTTCCTTCAGGATGCTTATTCAGCCCGTGGGCCTCTTCCGCGAGATCCAGCTTCCTTGCTGCGTTCCTACTTGCTTTACCTGATGACCAACCCGGAAATAGGGTTGACTGAATGGATTAATGAAATGAAACGCAAGAAAACCAAACGAGGCAAGAAGGGCGAGAAAGCACCCACAACAACGCCCGGCAAGGTCAAACGCCTCGTCACTTGGATGATGCGTCATGCGGCTAAGAAAATGGATTTGCCTGCCGACCCACTGTTTTATTTCTTCCAGTCGCAGATTCTTTCCGTGTCGGCTCATTTGGATTGGCTAGGGGATTTGGATAGCTTAAGCGCCGCCAGTGATGGAACACCGATCGTCACAGCTGCCTATCCCCGAAGCAAACCAACTTGTGCTTGTCGTGCCCGTGGTATAGCTGAATGCAGTCACCTTCGCAATTACTCCCAGCCCGATTGCAACTCAGGTTGGGACAGCTCCAGAGAGAAGTACGATAACGGCTACCACCTCTACATGATCTCAGCAGCGGAAAGCAAACACGATTTGCCCTTGTATCCGAGACTTCAACCTGCCTCCCGGCATGATGCAGTCAGTCTGGTGATGAGCACGGTCGATTTCAAGCAACGATTCACCTTGGGCACGGTAGACAAAATGCTGCTCGATGCTGCGCATGATGCGGAAGCGATTTATTTGCTTCTTGACCAACAGAACATCGAGCCTTTCATTGATCTCAACATCCGAAGCAAGAAGAATACGGCTACGGATCACGACATCCAGATTTCTCCGACCGGCATTCCGATCTGTCCGAAGGGCCATGAAATGAAGCCAAACGGGTTTGATAAATCCCAAAACCGCCAGAAGTGGCGGTGCACCCCCTCCTGCGGTTGCTCCGATGCCAAGTATGGACGAACCTACCATACTCACAGTAGTGATAACCCGCGTTTGTTTACCAAGACCGTTCCAACAAAAGAGAGAAAGTGGATTACAAGCTCGAATCCGGTCGGCACCGCTCGACGATGA